From the Hemicordylus capensis ecotype Gifberg chromosome 1, rHemCap1.1.pri, whole genome shotgun sequence genome, the window gttccctccaaaagtgtctggagctggtcagccattaaatgctcaagcaccttgcccaggaagggaatattggccacagacTCTATGATTTCTTGTGTTTGAAATGTTGAGCTTGCAAGTGAAACAGTACCTCAAGGCCAGTTATCACAATGTCTGTATCCAGAGAATAAGTGTTGGAATAATTTGTGGATGTGTAACTTGAAAGTATTCATGCATGCAGCTGAAAATATTTGTATGCATGATTATTTAAAATATCCTATTGCAGTCAGCTCAAAGGATACTTTGACTTGCATAGCAGATACATTCTGAGAGATTACTTAACATCTATAGATGTAAGAGCATAACTCCGAAATTATCATTGTGTGACTACAAAACTGTTTCTTACAGAACTGGAAAGTTGAGCTAGGTTTGAAGAGAGCTATCTGTCTGTGCTAGAAATGGTAATTCTTGACTATAATTTCTTGTAAATGGCAGGTATTAGAATTTATTTCTAATATGACTTTGGTTACTCAAGATGATAAAAGTTGGAAATTCTGCCTCACTCTGAAGTAAAAATTGCTTGCCTGTGTGTTTGTATGGTACCAAAGGGTCTTTCTCTAACTTATGGTTTTAAATGTTACAGGCTGCACATGTGAGAAGAACAAACGGACACAAAATTGCGTTGTAGATGGTGATGACTGCAGATGTGTATCAATTGGGTCTAATATGACAGTGAGCTGTAAAACATGTAAGTACAAAagtaaaacaaatttaaatttaAGGTGGAAATGCACTGCTGCTTTCCGTAATAACTGATACAGACATTTGAAACTGAAATAGTCCACTAACTTTAAAAATGGCTCtccacaatcttttttttttttaagtgacttCAAAATGCCTGCTGATGAAAGCAGAAGTGTCTGCCTTCAAGGCTGGTAGAAGGGAAAAACCAAAACATGCATTTGTAGACAATGATGGCATTTACAatccagaatgtgacagccaaGGCAACTTTAACGCTAAGCAGTGCAACGGGACAAGCACTTGCTGGTGTGTAAACTCTGCTGGAGTACGAAGAACTGAAAAAAGTGACAAAAACATCTCGTGCAGTGAAGTAGTCAGAACAAGGTAAAAACTGCATGTTCCTTGACTGTGTTTTGCACCAAACTGTCTTAAAGGGAACACAAGGGTGTGAAACAATGGTTTATGCCTGCAGGTTGCTTCCCACTGAACTTTtatctttaaatttaaatttaatttttaattttcatttttaaaagtacacAGCTTGGGCAGCTTATTTCTTAAGGTCATGGTTCATGTTCAGAAACACCAACTAAATTCTTGTAATACTTATTTTTCAGCTTCATTTTTATTGAGATGAAACATCTCGAGAGGAACACGGCTCCGGAGAACCTGGAGAAGTATGTTAATATATTTACAAATGTTTTTGAATTTGGAAATCTTCAGGACTGCATATATAAGATGCTCTTCAAAATGTAGCTTAAAGGAAAGCTTAGTAGACATATGTAGAAGTACCAGTACTGTTCTGTTCTTTCCAGACTGTTTCTGCACTGGGTCTAAATCAGAGcttcagctgtttctggactaaaattcccatcatccccagccacagtggccaacagtcagaaattatgggagttacagtccaacatctgtaggagggtcGAAGTTGTTCAACCCTGGTCTAAATGCTTAGATGGGAGGGATGGTTTAAACCAGCTATGCCTCTGTGGTTAATGCCAAGTAAGGGGAATACAACTGCAGGGGTAGAAGTTGATGCTAAGGAACCAGTCTGTCACTGAAGGCTGAATGTGTTGCTTGGGTCAGTTGTGTAACACTGTTGTCACTAGAATGGCCTATAAGAACTTGACACTAAATTTTAGCAGTCAGCTTCTAATTCCTGTCTTTAATTTGCAGAACCATCATAGATGTACTTTCTCAGCGTTACAACCTCAATCGAAAGCACATAAATGTTACGGTATGATGTAGTAATTCTTGGATGTTCTGATGGCAGAGTTGCCACTTGGATAAGCCTctcatattaaaatttaaatgttatGAATTTCAGCTTAAAACATTTTTCAAGTAAACTATAGAAGTAGTTTACAAAATATCCactaaaagcaaaaagaaaaactgCATTCTAATAAACCAGCTACTGAAGGTAAACAGAAAAAAGGTTATCTTTCAAAGACAGGCTAAGATAAAGCCTACCAGACCTTCTTAGAAAGGACATTCCAAAGTTCCAGGGCTGTAatagaaaaggccctgcctcttaTGAAGGCCAATCTTGCGTCAACATATGATGAAATCCTCATTAGAGCCTTATTAGTAGATCTTGATTTTGGGGCACGGGGAGCACAAATGGGTGGAGGTGTTTCCTGAGATAATTGACCCCAGGGCATTAAGGGCTAAAACCAGTATTTTGAATTGAGCCCCAAATAGATTGGTAACCTCTGCAGCCCCTCATATTAAAATGTGTGTGGAATGAGATAATCCACTTCAGCCTGTTGATAACTGAGCTGATCTCTaataattgaagtttctgaagtgTCTTCAAGGACAGCTCCACatagtacattgcagtaatcccatcTGGAGGTCACCAAAGCATGAATAATTGAGGTTAGGTCTTTATTTTTCAGTTGTAGGTACAGCTGGTGTATTAGtttgaagctgatgaaaagcagtcTGTGCTATGGCTACAATCTGGGCCTCGGGGAAAATACTAGGTCCAGGGGTATCTCTAAACTATACACTTGGCCCTATAAGGGTGTGTATGATTACATCCAGAGCATTCTGTCCCCCTCTCCAAGTTGGGCTAGGCTGTGACTTGCCAGTTTGAGGACTACTAAAAACTTGAGCATTGTATTTCCATAGAAATCATTACAGTACTCTCAAATAGTGGCTGAACACTAGAAGTACCTGTTCTTTCAGTTTTCTAACCCCAAGGGATGGGATCGGGGCAGGAAAAAAGGGATCTGAACTCTGTTCTTACCTGGACAGACAGTCCATAGCTTGCTAATTTAAGACTTTTATTCCACATAACATTTTGGTCAACACCAAAATTTGTCACTGGTACACTATCAAATATGAGTATTTGTTTACTTGGTtatgtttttgtgaaccacctagaaacaagtttggggtggtctacaaacttgaaaaacaaataaaattattctTACTAAGTATCACTTCAAATACCTACTACTTGTGTAAAATAGCTTTTGAAGTGAACATGTTTTTCAACTTATTAGGCTTCCTAGAATCACAAACACTAGAATAGAATGTGATCTGGTTTTGTGAGTTTAAtcctgttttttttttcccccttcccagTATGAAAAGCCTTATATTACTATTGAGCTGAAACAAAATACTTCAGATAAATTGGTCTCGGATGCAGATATAGCTGATGTGGCATACTACTTTGAAAAAGATGTAA encodes:
- the EPCAM gene encoding epithelial cell adhesion molecule isoform X1 gives rise to the protein MGWPRGALLLLVALLALAATVCRGCTCEKNKRTQNCVVDGDDCRCVSIGSNMTVSCKTLTSKCLLMKAEVSAFKAGRREKPKHAFVDNDGIYNPECDSQGNFNAKQCNGTSTCWCVNSAGVRRTEKSDKNISCSEVVRTSFIFIEMKHLERNTAPENLEKTIIDVLSQRYNLNRKHINVTYEKPYITIELKQNTSDKLVSDADIADVAYYFEKDVKGDSLIANDKFEILVAGEPLQLENTVIYYVDEKPPEFSMKRLTAGVIAVIVIVVLAIVAGILVLIFTRRKRGKYEKAEVKELNEIPRELKS
- the EPCAM gene encoding epithelial cell adhesion molecule isoform X2, yielding MLVSGCTCEKNKRTQNCVVDGDDCRCVSIGSNMTVSCKTLTSKCLLMKAEVSAFKAGRREKPKHAFVDNDGIYNPECDSQGNFNAKQCNGTSTCWCVNSAGVRRTEKSDKNISCSEVVRTSFIFIEMKHLERNTAPENLEKTIIDVLSQRYNLNRKHINVTYEKPYITIELKQNTSDKLVSDADIADVAYYFEKDVKGDSLIANDKFEILVAGEPLQLENTVIYYVDEKPPEFSMKRLTAGVIAVIVIVVLAIVAGILVLIFTRRKRGKYEKAEVKELNEIPRELKS